A genomic stretch from Gemmatimonadota bacterium includes:
- the pheA gene encoding chorismate mutase, translating to MEKDLDFWREKIDALDDQILELLNERARYALSVGKIKCAEGLPFHVPERETMILNRIRELNGGPLSHEAAQRIFRQIIDESLRLEEDRADSES from the coding sequence ATGGAGAAGGATCTGGATTTCTGGCGCGAGAAAATCGATGCCTTAGATGATCAGATTCTCGAGTTGCTCAATGAGCGTGCCCGGTATGCTCTGTCTGTGGGAAAAATTAAGTGTGCCGAGGGTTTGCCCTTTCATGTCCCCGAACGAGAAACCATGATCCTCAACCGCATTCGCGAATTGAATGGCGGTCCTTTGAGTCACGAAGCAGCGCAACGCATTTTTAGACAGATTATCGATGAGTCGTTGCGGTTGGAAGAAGATCGCGCAGATTCAGAGTCTTAA